The nucleotide sequence ACGCCGCTGATCGGGCCGGTGCACGGTTACTGCGCGTGCGGGCTCAACCCGCTGCTGAAATATTTCACCACCGGCGAGCTGGCGCTGCACGCCGCCGCCGGGCCGCTGCTCGGCAAGGAACTGGAGGAGGTGCTGCTGCTCTTCCGCGCCCTCGCCCAGCAGGAAATCCAGACCCTTTGTTCCGTCTGCCAGCACAAGGGCGTGCCCGGCTGCTGCGAGATGGCGGACAAATCAGCCGGCTCGTCCGAGGCCCGCGCGCATTAACCGGCCGCGGAACGCCGGTGGAGCTTGTCGCGCCAGGTGGTCGGCGCCTCGCCCGCAATCTTGCGGAATACGCGATTGAACTGAGACAGAGACTGGAACCCCGCCTCGTAGGCCGCCTCGCTGATGCGCTTGTGCGGGTTGAGGAGGAGGTTCTTCACCTTTTCGATGCGCACCCGCGCGAGGTAGTCGGTGAAGGTGAGGCCGGTGGCCTGCTTGAACATCTTGCAGAAATAAAACGCGCTGGTGTTCACCGCCCCGGCCACCTGCCGCAGGGACATCTCCTCGCTCTGGTGCTCGGCGATGAAGACCTTGGCCCGCGAGATCATGGGGGACTCGGCCTGCTTGGCGGAGACCATGAGTTCGTTGCTGAGCGTGGCGAGATGCTGGGCGAAGATGGTCAGCAGCCGGAGCACCGCCTCGTATTGCTTCTTTTCCAGCACGCGGGTCTGGAAATAGGCCTCCTCCAGCCGCTTCAGGTCACAATCCACCCCGAAATTGATCAGCTCGCGAGTGAACTTCTTGAACTCCCGCTGGCTCGGCGTGTGCAGCAGGATCTGACCGGTCTGCAGGAAGGCGACGAGGTTCTCCCCCACCCGCACCGGCACGGCGGAGTCGCAGAGACCGGCAAAGCACTTGAGGGTCTTCGGCTCCATGCGCGCTTCCTGCTCGACGCGTTTCTGCAGTTGCAGGCAGGCGGAGCAGGTCTGGTTGGTCTTGGCCAGGAGGGCACAGAACGGATTTTCGTTGGGATCCGTGTGGTGCGGCAGGTCAAAGGCCTCGATGGGCCGCAGATTGATCGGCAAACCCGTCGTTTCGCGGAAGGCCTTCTCGTAATCCTTGTAAATCTCCGAATCGTGGAGCTGGCGGACCAGTTCCCGGCTTTGTCGGACATTGTCGGATGGGGTTACCACGGACGCACTCAAACGTCCTATCCGGCCATGTGCAAATAAGATATTACCCCACCGCACCGTCACCAGTGCGGCTAAGCAGGCCCAA is from Lacunisphaera limnophila and encodes:
- a CDS encoding PocR ligand-binding domain-containing protein, whose protein sequence is MVTPSDNVRQSRELVRQLHDSEIYKDYEKAFRETTGLPINLRPIEAFDLPHHTDPNENPFCALLAKTNQTCSACLQLQKRVEQEARMEPKTLKCFAGLCDSAVPVRVGENLVAFLQTGQILLHTPSQREFKKFTRELINFGVDCDLKRLEEAYFQTRVLEKKQYEAVLRLLTIFAQHLATLSNELMVSAKQAESPMISRAKVFIAEHQSEEMSLRQVAGAVNTSAFYFCKMFKQATGLTFTDYLARVRIEKVKNLLLNPHKRISEAAYEAGFQSLSQFNRVFRKIAGEAPTTWRDKLHRRSAAG